In Dama dama isolate Ldn47 chromosome X, ASM3311817v1, whole genome shotgun sequence, one genomic interval encodes:
- the LOC133051941 gene encoding heat shock transcription factor, X-linked member 3-like produces MASQSSHEAQAVLLAPSTDGEPSAGDPRDSSPDPNVDSGEALEKQGDQPESPDPGLYDNLPPQGPNPEMANEDENNASFGLSFPRKLWRIVEDATFTSVHWNDKGDTVVIEADLFQMEVLQRRGVDQICETDSIKSFIRELNLYGFRKIRPSGRSAGRKKMMIYHNSNFQRDKPLLLQNIQRKGNPRTTSQPATGTTATPKRKKRVMATRHSPRLHHNEFTQEAGNKVQKGMPTACRTPSQCSFVFSDLWSMGSVASQAGGNHLPSEQGGPSGEGPSNSATSVPPATAGRDSPGELPESPPVYPDYESVMTLYNTCYSILMAGLLVMAPDEAPESEEEQGDSSDYKCALCDQAKKKPNP; encoded by the exons ATGGCTAGTCAGAGTTCCCATGAGGCACAGGCAGTGCTGCTGGCCCCATCAACTGATGGGGAGCCCTCAGCAGGGGACCCCCGTGATTCCTCCCCAGATCCAAATGTGGATTCAGGGGAGGCTTTGGAAAAGCAGGGTGACCAACCTGAGAGCCCAGATCCAGGCCTCTATGACAATCTGCCCCCACAGGGTCCAAACCCAGAAATGGCCAACGAGGATGAGAACAACGCCAGCTTTGGGCTGTCCTTCCCCAGGAAGCTCTGGAGGATCGTGGAGGATGCGACCTTCACCTCTGTGCACTGGAATGATAAGGGAGACACGGTGGTCATCGAGGCAGATCTCTTCCAGATGGAGGTCCTCCAGCGCAGAGGCGTGGATCAGATCTGCGAGACAGACAGCATAAAGAGCTTCATTCGTGAACTGAACCTGTACGGGTTCAGAAAAATCCGCCCTTCAGGTCGCTCTGCAGGAAGAAAGAAGATGATG ATCTATCACAACTCCAATTTTCAGAGAGACAAGCCTCTCCTCCTGCAGAACATACAGAGGAAAGGCAACCCCAGAACAACTTCTCAGCCTGCCACTGGAACAACAGCGaccccaaagagaaagaagcGAGTGATGGCGACCAGACACTCTCCCCGACTCCACCACAACGAGTTCACCCAAGAGGCTGGCAACAAAGTCCAGAAGGGAATGCCCACTGCTTGCAGAACCCCTAGCCAGTGCTCATTTGTGTTTTCTGACCTTTGGTCTATGGGtagtgtagccagccaggctgggGGAAACCATCTCCCCAGTGAGCAGGGTGGCCCCAGTGGGGAAGGCCCATCCAACAGTGCCACATCTGTGCCCCCAGCTACTGCTGGAAGGGACAGCCCAGGGGAACTGCCCGAGAGCCCCCCAGTGTACCCAGATTACGAATCTGTGATGACTTTGTACAACACTTGTTACTCCATCCTGATGGCGGGCCTTTTAGTCATGGCCCCAGATGAGGCCCCTGAGTCAGAGGAGGAGCAGGGAGATTCCTCAGATTATAAGTGCGCCCTTTGTGACCAGGCCAAGAAAAAGCCCAATCCCTGA